The Pseudochaenichthys georgianus chromosome 8, fPseGeo1.2, whole genome shotgun sequence genome has a segment encoding these proteins:
- the bud31 gene encoding protein BUD31 homolog, producing MPKVKRSRKPPPDGWELIEPTLDELDQKMREAETEPHEGKRKVESLWPIFRLHHQRSRYIYDLFYKRKAISRELYEYCIKEGYADKNLIAKWKKQGYENLCCLRCIQTRDTNFGTNCICRVPKSKLEVGRIIECTHCGCRGCSG from the exons ATGCCCAAAGTAAAGAGAAGTCGGAAGCCTCCCCCGGACGGCTGGGAGCTCATCGAGCCCACGTTGGACGAGCTGGATCAGAAAATGAGAGAAG CTGAAACAGAGCCTCACGAGGGGAAGCGAAAGGTGGAGTCGCTTTGGCCGATTTTCAGGCTGCATCATCAGAGGAGTAGATACATCTACGACCTCTTCTACAAAAGGAAAGCCATCAGCAGAG AGCTGTATGAGTACTGTATAAAGGAAGGCTACGCAGACAAGAACCTGATTGCCAAGTGGAAGAAGCAGGGCTACGAGAACCTGTGCTGCCTGCGCTGCATCCAAACCAGAGACACCAACTTCGGAACCAACTGCATCTGCAGAGTCCCCAAGAGCAAGCTGGAAGTC GGAAGGATCATCGAATGCACTCACTGTGGATGCAGAGGATGTTCTGGCTGA
- the pdap1b gene encoding pdgfa associated protein 1b produces the protein MPKGGRKGGHKGRMRTYTSPDEIDAQMKAEKERKKQEQEAEAAGGVAPNDLTEEKLGSGSEDSDDENSDRRRAGVEGLIEIENPNRVAQKSKKVTQIEMDEPKQLSRREREEIEKQQAKERYMKMHLAGKTDQAKADLARLAIIKKQREDAAKKKEAEKKAKEAAAAAAKGMNSLSMK, from the exons ATGCCCAAAGGAG GTAGGAAAGGTGGCCACAAGGGTCGCATGCGGACCTACACGAGCCCCGATGAGATAGACGCGCAGATGAAAGcagagaaggagaggaagaag CAAGAGCAGGAAGCAGAAGCAGCGGGGGGTGTAGCTCCGAATGACCTGACAGAGGAGAAGCTAGGATCAGGATCAGAAGACAGCGATGACGAAAACTCAGAT AGGAGGAGAGCGGGTGTGGAGGGCCTGATAGAGATCGAGAACCCCAACAGAGTGGCTCAGAAGTCCAAGAAGGTGACGCAGATCGAGATGGACGAGCCCAAGCAGTTATCGAGGAGAGAGAG AGAGGAGATAGAGAAGCAGCAGGCGAAGGAGCGCTACATGAAGATGCACTTGGCGGGGAAGACGGATCAGGCCAAAGCCGACCTCGCTCGCCTCGCCATCATCAAGAAACAGAGAGAAGACGCGGCGAAAAAGAAAGAAGCAGAGAAGAAAG CAAaagaggcagcagcagcagcggcgaaAGGAATGAACTCCCTCTCAATGAAATGA